In Shewanella sp. GD04112, the sequence TTTACCCGCTAGGGCCAGTGGCCCAACGAATAAGCCAAACAAGGCCAAATACAACGGGAATAACCAGCGCCCCTTGGACAACACCGACTCATCGGCACACTCCACCACCATCACGTGGAATTGCCGTGGCATACATAAAAACGCCGCCATGCCGACGAGCAGCTCAGGCATTAAGGCTTCGATGCGAGGATTTGGGTAATTAATTAAGGCTTTTTCACTCGCCTGCTGCCAGATATCACCAAAACCATCGAACACCCCAAAGCTAATCACAATCCCCACCAGCAAAAATGCCGCCAGTTTGACTAGCGATTCAAAGGCAATCGCCAGCATCATGCCGGGGTTATGCTCGGTGGCATCGAGCTTACGCGTTCCAAATAGAATGGCAAAAATCGCCAGCAATGCTGTGATAAGTAAAGGGATAGTAATGCCGTTTAAAGGATCGTCTGCTGGCTGAAACAAATTAAGGCTAAATACCATCGCCTTAAGTTGCAGGGCAATGTAGGGCATGATGCCAAATAGCGCGATGAGGGTAACAATGGCCGCCAAGGTTTGTGACTTACCGTAACGGGCGGCGATAAAGTCGGCGACCGAGGTAATATTTTGCGCCTTGGACACGAGGACCATCTTGCGCAGCATGCCAAAACCTAAGGTGAAAATAATGATAGGACCGATAAAAATCGGGATGAAGGACCAAAAATCATTAGCCGACTGCCCTACCGTGCCTAAAAAGCTCCAGGAAGAACAATAAACCGCCAGACTTAAGCCATAAATGCCAACCTGCAGCTTCTTGGTCACGCCGCTAAACCAACGCTCCGCGCCCCAGGCTAAAAGGAATAAAAGTGAGACATAACAAATAGCAATAACGGCGACGACTAAGGTTAGATTCATATTTTTGCTCTTTTTTCCATTATTGTGCGATAAATAATGGCTGAAATCTAGCCAGATTTTCGAATGCAACAGCCTAAATATAAAGGAAATTTTAAAACTAGACCAAGGTCTAATGGAGTTGCCAGCCCCTTGCATACCATACTCAGACTACGCAATTTTTAGAAAGGGAAGCCCTATGAGCTCGCAGTCTCTCTACAAAGTCTCCGGCAATATCGCTGCCAATGCACTTGTAAATAACGATCAATATAAAAAAATGTACCAAGAGTCGATTGTCAATCCAGAGGGTTTCTGGAGAGAGCACGGCAAACGGATCGATTGGATAAAGCCATACACTAAAATCAAAAAAACCACTTTTGACGATCATAACTTATCGATTAACTGGTTCTACGACGGCACCCTAAACGCCTCAGCCAACTGCTTAGATCGCCATCTAGCAGAGCACAGCGACCGCGTTGCCATCATTTGGGAAGGCGATAACGCCAGCGAACAACGTAAAATCACCTACGGTGAGCTGCATACACAAGTGTGTAAGTTTGCCAACGCCCTACGCAGCCAAGGCGTGCGTCGTGGGGATATTGTGACCATTTATATGCCAATGGTGCCAGAAGCGGCTGTCGCTATGCTGGCCTGTGCCCGCATCGGTGCCGTGCACTCGGTTGTCTTTGGTGGCTTCTCACCCGATTCTATCGCTTCACGGGTCATCGACGGTAAATCTAAAGTGGTTATCACCGCCGATGAAGGTATGCGTGGTGGCCGCGCGATCCCACTCAAACGCAACATCGACGATGCGCTAAAACATCCTGATGTCACCAGCGTTGAGAAGGTGATTGTACTTAAACGTACTGGCGGCAAGGTTGACTGGGTAGAAGGCCGCGATGTGTGGTGGCATTCTTTGGTTGAAACCGCATCCGAGCACTGCGCCATTGAAGAAATGGGCGCCGAAGATCCGCTCTTCTTGCTTTATACCTCTGGTTCAACTGGTAATCCCAAGGGCGTATTGCACACCACCGGCGGTTATATGGTGTATGCCTCTATGACCCATGAGTATGTGTTCGATTACAAACCCGGTGAGATTTACTGGTGTACCGCCGACGTGGGTTGGATCACGGGTCATTCCTACATGGTGTACGGCCCACTCGCTAACGGTGCTACCGTGCTTATCCACGAAGGGATCCCTAATTACCCAAGCCCTGCACGTTTAGGCGAGATGATTGACCGTCACAAGGTGAATATCCTCTACACGGCGCCGACACTTATCCGTGCACTGATGGCCGAAGGTAAACAGCATTTTGACAAGTATGATGGCAGCTCGTTGCGCATCATGGGCTCTGTGGGTGAACCCATCAACCCTGAAGCTTGGCGCTGGTACCACGAGGTCATCGGCCATGAGCATTGCCCGATTGTCGATACTTGGTGGCAAACCGAAACCGGCGGCATTTTGATTACGCCGTTACCAGGCGCAACCGATACCAAACCTGGCTCGGCGACTCGCCCCTTCTTTGGGGTACAACCGGCGCTCGTGGACAACATGGGTAACATTTTAGAAGGCGCTACCGAAGGTAACTTAGTGCTGCTCGACTCATGGCCAGGCCAGATGCGTACCGTATATGGCGACCATGAACGCTTCGTGCTGACCTACTTCAAAACCTTCCGTGGCATGTACTTTACCGGTGACGGCGCGCGCCGCGATGAAGACGGTTACTACTGGATCACCGGCCGTGTAGACGACGTGATTAACGTCTCTGGACACAGATTAGGCACAGCAGAGGTAGAAAGTGCACTGGTGTCACACGAACTGGTCGCTGAAGCCGCCGTTGTGGGCTATCCCCATGATATTAAAGGCCAAGGTATTTATGCCTATGTGACGTTAACCCGCGGCACAGAAGAGAGTGAAGAACTTCGCCAAGAGCTGCGCCAATGGGTTCGCAAAGAAATTGGCGCCCTGGCCACACCGGATCTTATCCAGTGGGCAACAGGATTACCTAAGACCCGTTCTGGCAAAATCATGCGCCGCTTCCTGCGTAAGATTGCCGCGAACGAAGTGACCAACTTAGGTGATGCATCAACGCTGGCCGATCCAGCCGTGATTGAGACCTTGATTGAAACTCGCTTGAATCGTAACGAGTAATCGTTATCCCGCGCTTAATCGTGATTTATCACGGTTAAGCGCAGCTTTAGCTCCTGTACGTTTGAACCTTGCTCCGTCGAGTACAGGTTCCTTTAAATGAAGCAAACCCTGTTGAGAAAGTGCCTGATTGCCCCTTTCTCTTAGTTGCCCCTCCAACCAAGGGGCATTTTTTTGGTTCTGTGTTAAGCTTGGCGCCAAACTCAATCGACCAAGAATAGCTAACAGCGTGTCAGTTAATTCCAGCCCAAGCGTTACCCTCAGGGATTACCAGCAACAAGCCGTCGATGCCGCCATCGCGCATTTTAAAAAAAGCACCGATTCCGCCGTGTTAGTCCTACCAACGGGAGCCGGGAAAAGTATCGTTATTGCCGAGCTTGCCCGCATCGCCAGAGGACGAGTGCTGGTTTTAACCCATGTGAAGGAACTGGTTGCCCAAAACGCGCAAAAGGTGGGATTACTGACGACTGAGGCCAGCATTTACTCCGCTGGGTTAAATCAAAAATCGACTGACGGCAAAACCGTCGTGGCCAGTATCCAATCCGCCGCGCGCGCATTAAATCAATTCGATGAGCCCTTCTCGTTAGTGATTATCGATGAGTGCCACAGAGTCAGCCTCGAAAAAACCAGCCAATATCAGCAGATCTTAAGTCATTTACAGCAGCGTAATCCCAAGCTGAGGTTATTAGGCCTAACGGCCACTCCCTATCGGCTCGGTACGGGCTGGATTTACAAACGCCATTACCATGGCAAAGTTGGCTCGCCTGAACTTGGGATCTTCGAGCAGTGTATTTTCGAGCTCCCCATCCGTCCGCTGATTAAACAAGGCTATTTAACCGCGCCCACTTTATTTGATGGTTTAAGCGCTCAATATGACTTCAGCCAAATCAAGCCCAATGACAATGGCGAATATCCCGAGGCCCAAGTCAATGCGCTGCTGAATCACGCCGGACGCGCGACAACGGCGATTGTGAAGCAACTGATTGAACTGAGTCACCATCGCCAGGGGATCATTATTTTCGCGGCGACAGTGCGCCATGCTGAGGAAATTGTCAGCCAGCTGAACAAAGAGCACAGCGAGCAAACGGCAATCGTCACGGCGCAGACGCCAGATAATGAACGTGATGAACTTGTCGAGCGCTTTAAAGCGAGGGAGCTTAAGTTCCTCGTCAACGTGGCGGTATTGACCACGGGATTCGATGCGCCCCATGTGGATTTGATTGCGATTTTACGTCCCACCGCATCGGTGAGTTTGTTTCAGCAAATGATTGGCCGCGGTCTTAGGATCTGTGAAGGTAAAAAAGATTGTTTAGTGATTGATTACGCTGCCAATGGCTATGATTTGTATTTTCCAGAAGTCGGCCAAGCGAAGCCCAATAGCAAGTCGGTTCCGGTACAAGTGCACTGCCCTGTCTGCCAGTTTGCCAATATCTTTTGGGGATTAACCGACAATGATGGCGATATTATCGAACACTTTGGCCGTCGCTGTCAGGGCATAGTCGAGCATCATGGGCAAAAGCAGCAATGTGACTTTCGATTTAGGTCTAAATCCTGTCCCGATTGCGGGCAAGAGAACGACATTGCGGCGCGTATTTGCCAGCATTGCCAGTCGACCTT encodes:
- the acs gene encoding acetate--CoA ligase, which gives rise to MSSQSLYKVSGNIAANALVNNDQYKKMYQESIVNPEGFWREHGKRIDWIKPYTKIKKTTFDDHNLSINWFYDGTLNASANCLDRHLAEHSDRVAIIWEGDNASEQRKITYGELHTQVCKFANALRSQGVRRGDIVTIYMPMVPEAAVAMLACARIGAVHSVVFGGFSPDSIASRVIDGKSKVVITADEGMRGGRAIPLKRNIDDALKHPDVTSVEKVIVLKRTGGKVDWVEGRDVWWHSLVETASEHCAIEEMGAEDPLFLLYTSGSTGNPKGVLHTTGGYMVYASMTHEYVFDYKPGEIYWCTADVGWITGHSYMVYGPLANGATVLIHEGIPNYPSPARLGEMIDRHKVNILYTAPTLIRALMAEGKQHFDKYDGSSLRIMGSVGEPINPEAWRWYHEVIGHEHCPIVDTWWQTETGGILITPLPGATDTKPGSATRPFFGVQPALVDNMGNILEGATEGNLVLLDSWPGQMRTVYGDHERFVLTYFKTFRGMYFTGDGARRDEDGYYWITGRVDDVINVSGHRLGTAEVESALVSHELVAEAAVVGYPHDIKGQGIYAYVTLTRGTEESEELRQELRQWVRKEIGALATPDLIQWATGLPKTRSGKIMRRFLRKIAANEVTNLGDASTLADPAVIETLIETRLNRNE
- a CDS encoding DEAD/DEAH box helicase; the encoded protein is MSVNSSPSVTLRDYQQQAVDAAIAHFKKSTDSAVLVLPTGAGKSIVIAELARIARGRVLVLTHVKELVAQNAQKVGLLTTEASIYSAGLNQKSTDGKTVVASIQSAARALNQFDEPFSLVIIDECHRVSLEKTSQYQQILSHLQQRNPKLRLLGLTATPYRLGTGWIYKRHYHGKVGSPELGIFEQCIFELPIRPLIKQGYLTAPTLFDGLSAQYDFSQIKPNDNGEYPEAQVNALLNHAGRATTAIVKQLIELSHHRQGIIIFAATVRHAEEIVSQLNKEHSEQTAIVTAQTPDNERDELVERFKARELKFLVNVAVLTTGFDAPHVDLIAILRPTASVSLFQQMIGRGLRICEGKKDCLVIDYAANGYDLYFPEVGQAKPNSKSVPVQVHCPVCQFANIFWGLTDNDGDIIEHFGRRCQGIVEHHGQKQQCDFRFRSKSCPDCGQENDIAARICQHCQSTLIDPDKRLKQVLNKQHHHLFRCQHMTLMDDAGDLKVQYLDIEGNEFNRRFKLQTPAQWRALYALFIFPHSRTPGLKPKQYKKVSELIADSAAFRMPDLLLLKKHKKGWDLLESYFDYQGRYQTENKHI